A single window of Vigna unguiculata cultivar IT97K-499-35 chromosome 1, ASM411807v1, whole genome shotgun sequence DNA harbors:
- the LOC114165152 gene encoding 60S ribosomal protein L17-2: MVKYSREPENPTKSCKARGADLRVHFKNTRETAFAIRKLPLVKAKRYLEDVLAHKQAIPFRRFCRGVGRTAQAKNRHSNGQGRWPVKSAKFILDLLKNAESNAEVKGLDVDALYISHIQVNQAQKQRRRTYRAHGRINPYMSSPCHIELILSEKEEPVKKEPETQLATSKKKGALRSGASS, encoded by the exons ATG gTGAAGTACTCCAGAGAACCTGAAAATCCCACCAAGT CTTGCAAGGCAAGGGGCGCAGACCTCAGAGTGCATTTCAAG AACACTAGGGAGACTGCATTTGCCATCAGGAAGTTGCCTCTGGTTAAAGCTAAAAGATACTTGGAGGATGTGTTGGCCCACAAACAAGCTATCCCTTTCCGACGGTTTTGCAGAGGTGTTGGGAGGACAGCTCAGGCCAAAAACAGACACTCCAATGGACAAGGACGCTGGCCCGTCAAATCAGCTAAATTCATCCTGGATTTGCTGAAGAATGCCGAGAGTAATGCTGAA GTGAAAGGTTTGGATGTAGATGCTCTCTATATTTCTCATATCCAGGTTAATCAAGCACAGAAGCAAAGACGCCGCACCTACAGAGCCCATGGAAGAATCAACC CTTATATGTCATCTCCCTGCCATATTGAGCTGATATTATCTGAGAAGGAAGAGCCTGTGAAGAAAGAG CCGGAGACACAATTGGCAACTAGCAAGAAGAAGGGTGCTCTTCGTAGTGGGGCTTCATCTTAA